The Deltaproteobacteria bacterium genome includes the window GCATTGCTGCGCCGCATGAACGTCATCAGCTTGTTATAGACAGCGGCACCTGCGGGGTGGAAAAAGGCGTTGGCCGGCGCTTCTTTATGGAAGGAAAAGAGACCGAGTTGCTTGCCGAGTACACGGTGGTCGCGCTTTTTCGCCTCTTCCAGCCGGTGCAGGTAATCGTCGAGCTCTTTCTGTGTAGCCCAAGCAGTGCCGTAGATGCGGGTGAGCTGTGCGTTGCGCTCATCACCGCGCCAGTAGGCGCCAGCCACCGTCATCAGCTTGAAGGCTCCAACCTTTGCGGTGGTTGGGACGTGCGGCCCACGGCAGAGGTCAAACCACTGACCCATACCGTAGATGGAGACATCCTCAGTCTCCGGGATCGCGCTGACGAGCTCGACCTTAAAATTTTCGCCTAGCTGCTCAAAACGGCGGACAGCCTCGTTACGGGACACCACTTCACGAGCGATCTTGAGGTCGGCTTTAACGATGGCCTTCATCTCGGCCTCGATGCGTTCCAGGTCTTTGTCGTTAATTTTGACGTCATCGGGGAATTTAAAGTCGTAGTAAAATCCATGATCTACCACTGGACCTATGGTCACTTGCGTCCCGGGCCAGAGCTTCTGCACGGCCATAGCTAGGACGTGCGCAGTGGAGTGGCGGATCACTTCGAGACCGTCGGCTGACTTAGAGGTCAAGATCTCAAGGTCCGTGTCTACCCGCACTGGCTGCGATAGATCGAGCAGCTTACCGTTAGCTTTGACAGCTAGCGCTGCCTTAGCTAGGCCGGCCCCAATGCTCTGAGCTACCTCAGCAAAAGTTGCTTCTGGTGAATAAGAACGTTTAGATCCGTCAGGTAGACGGACATGCACCTGCGCCATGACTCCTCCCAGTTCCGCTTGGCCACGCCCGATAAGGCGCCGAGATACTGGTATAGCATGTCGGTGCAATAGCTCAAATTGTGGTTACGAGAAAATTCAGTGCAGGTGACCCATCCCGAGCTCTTTCGCCATCCTAGACATGATGTACGGGGCTTGGTCGAGGAAGCTGCCGGCCCTTTCATGACCAAGGTCATAGGCAGCAGCCACGGCATCGATGGCATCTACGGCCTCGTCGCCCTGCAGTCGCGAGGCCATGTCATCGAGCACATGGCCGACCAGTAGGGTCGTCGACTCTTCGGCGTCGGAGATGATGCCAAAGGGCAATGTTAGCCGATTGAGCGTTAACGGCACATTCGAATAGCCCTTCAGGAAAGCAAGATACTGCTTGAATGGCATGGATAATTTCATGTGACCGTCTCTCCTCGCCGCTGCCGGCTGAGCTAAAAATGTGCTAGGTACTTTCTCTCTATCGGCCGGTCATGGGGCGGCATTAATTGCCGGATCAAATCGGCCCACGGTCGAAACTGAAGGAGGCTCATCGATGGTAAGAAAGTCAGAGGGTTCGGCGGCACCGCTCGCGGTGCGCCGTCGTCCCGAGCGGCCCGACGACGTCATCGGTCAGGAGAAAATTTGGGGCCCTGATTCCCCATTATGGGCTCTGGTCAAGGCCGACAGATTCACCTCCCTCCTACTCTGGGGTCCGCCTGGCACTGGGAAGACCAGCCTGGCGCAGGTCATAGCCAGAGCCTCCGAGCGAGATGTGGCGCTTATGTCGGCTGTGCAGCACGGGGTTAAGGAGATCAGGGCGCAGATATCCCGCTCCGAGGGGCTTTTAGCCATAGGCGACAAAGCCCTGCTGATTTTTATGGATGAGATCCATCGCCTCAACAAAGCCCAGCAAGATATCCTGCTACCAGCCTTGGAGGCCGGTACCATTAAGTTTATTGGCGCTACGACGGAAAACCCGTCCTTCACCGTCAATAACGCGATCTTGTCGCGCACCCTCGTGTTCAAGCTGGAGAGCCTAGCGGTCAAAGATTTGGAGCGGATTCTAGTCGGAGCTCTGCAGGGCGCTGACAGCAACCTGCCGCGAACAGATGTCGGGACCGATGTTATTCAAGCGATTGCCAAGGCCGCCGATGGCGATGCCCGGAGAGCGCTTAATCTCCTCGAGGCCGTCATCTGCGCAGCTCCCAAAGATCAGGGCGCCATCACTATCGAGAGCCTAGCGGCAGTCGCACCGACTCTGAATATCCGCTATGACCGTGATGCAGATAGTCATTACGATCTTGTGTCGGCAATGATCAAAAGTATTCGCGCTAGCCAGCCCGATGCTGCGGTGTACTACATGGCGCGGATGTTGGCGGGTGGCGAGGACCCGATGTTTATCGCCCGCCGCCTGGTGATCGCCGCCAGCGAAGACATTGGCAACGCCAACCCGACGGCACAGCTTCTGGCTGTAAGCTGTATGCAGGCAGTCCATGCCATCGGCATGCCCGAGGCCCGTATCATGCTCGCGCAGGCCGCTACCTATCTCGCTGCCTCACCCAAGAGCAACAAGGCCTACGTCGCCATCAATCAAGCTCTGGTAGATGTCGAGGCTACTGGTGCCCTGGAAATACCAATGCACCTCCGCAACGCTCCGACCAAACTCATGCGTGAATTTGGCTACGGAGTGGGGTATGTCTACGCCCACGATGATCCATCCGGGGCACAACGACTCGGCTACTTGCCGCGCGAACTTGCCCACAAAAGTTATTACGAGCCAATTAATTCCGGGGTCGAGGCGCAACTAAAAGCTAATTTAGAGCGCATGAAGGCCGCCGGCCGCCCAGCCACCAAAACTTAGCGTGAAGGAGCCTCCCATGTCGTCACATTCCCAGCAGCAGCGCCTCGCCCTACTCTCAGTCACCGATAAGTCGGGACTGGTACCGTTTGCCCGTGGCTTAGTCGAACTCGGTATAGGACTTCTTTCGACCGGTGGTACGGCCAAACTCCTGCGGGAGCATGGTTTGCCGGTGACGGATGTAGCGGAATTTACCGGCAGTCCTGAGATCCTTGGTGGCCGCGTCAAGACTCTGCATCCAAAAGTGCATGGTGGGATTTTGTTTGATAGAGGGCAAAGCGCTCACGTGGCTGAGGCGGCCAAGCATGGGATTAAAGGTATCGATCTGATCGTCGTAAACCTCTATCAGTTTGCTGCTGAGGCCATCGCCAAAAAGCTGCCTCTCGAAGATGCTATTGAACACATCGACATCGGTGGCCCAACGATGCTTCGGGCAGCGGCCAAGAACTGGCGCTTTACGCTGCCGGTCATTGACCCTTCCGATTACGACGCGGTGCTTGCCGCACTCGGCAAGGGCGAGGTTCCTAAAGAGCTGCGGCTGAAGTTGGCGGTCAAGACCTTTGCCACAATCGCAGCATACGATCACTCGATTGCTAGCTACCTCGGGCAGGGCGGCACCAGTGAGACGAGCAACGCAGACACCGAGAGCAAGGCAACGCTCCCCGTGCATCTCAAGCTGCGTCAGCCGCTCCGGTACGGCGAGAATCCGCACCAGGCTGCTGGGCTCTACGCCGATGAGGCGCTGCCGGCCGTGGGATTCGCAGCAGTGGAACTGCTGGGCGGCAAAGAACTTTCTTACAATAATATTCTGGATCTCGATGCCGCAACGGCGCTGGCCGCTGAGTTTAGCGACCCAGCCTGCGTGATCATCAAGCACACCAATCCTTGCGGATGTGCCACCAGCGCAACGGCCGCGTTGGCCGAAATCTTCCGGCGTGCCCTGAGCTGCGATCCCAAGTCGGCCTTTGGTGGCATCATCGCCCTCAACCGTCCAGTTGATGCCGCAACGGCTACGGCAGTGACCAGTCTATTCACTGAGTGCGTAGCCGCGCCAGACTTTAGTCCCGAGGCACTCGAAATTTTGCGCAAAAAACCAAACCTCCGCATCCTTCGTGCCGCCTTTGCACGGCAGGGCAGCCGGATTTCTCGCGCGCAGCTGAAATCTGTTTACGGAGCTATGCTGGTGCAGTCTGAAGATACTGGCAGCTTCGATCCCGCCAAGTGGCAGTCGGTGACGACCACTAAGCCGCATGCCTCGACCATGTCTGATCTGCAGTTTGCGATGATTGTCGCCAAACACGTGAAGTCGAATGCTATTGTGTTTGCTAAGGATGGTGTGACGGTTGCTATTGGGGCTGGTCAAATGAGCCGCATTGACTCAGCCAATATTGCTGTCGCTAAAGCCGAAGCTGAAGGCCGCAGCGTTAAGGGTAGCGTGCTCGCCAGCGATGCCTTTTTTCCCTTCAGTGACACGGTAGAATTTGCCGCCAGTCACGGGGTCGCTGCGATTGTCCAACCAGGCGGGTCCAAGCGCGATCAAGACTCAATCGATGAGGCAAACAAGCACGGCATCGCCATGGTGTTTACCGGCGAAAGACACTTCCGCCACTAATGACGACGGAACTCACGATATCCCTCAGAGGACAACGACGCACGTGCCGTCCTCTTAGAGGGTGACCTGCGTGCCGACATCGATATTGACGACGTAGTGTTGATCAAAAGACCAGTTCAGGACGATACCAACAGCCTGCCGGTCGGAGCGACTGAGCTGGATGAAGACCAACCTGTCGCTCTTTCTAATTTGAGCACCTTCATCAAAGTCGACTTCAGGAGTAACTGAAATGCCGAGGAGTTTGGCTAAATCACCCTGTTTGATTGCGACCGAAGTATAGGCCGACGACTGCAAGGGCTCCGTGGTCTCGCTGTAGACAGGCACAGTGGCTCGCGGCGACGTTAAATTCGCCATACCGCTAGCCCCCGCCTCCAGAGTCCAAGTCTCGCGAAATGATTCCGTAACCGTAGTGGCGTTACCACCAACACTGCGGCTGCTCGTAACCTGCCAAGTAACGGGTAGCCGGAGTTGTAGGATAGGCATTCCCGCGAGACCAAGAAGGCCCACACTGAGCAACGGGATTAAAAAGTTAGCCAGGGGTCGACGCATGCCATGATTTTAACTATATTTAAGAACAACCGAAATAGAGAAGAATCTTTAACCAACTCCGGACTGTTGATTGCGACGATTTCTTGCCGCATTGCTGCTGCTGATAGGGAGCTGGAGCCACTCAGCTTGGGCAGCTATTCATTCGGCGCCCATAGTCATTAAGGGCGACTCGGTTAAGTGGCTGACTCACTACCCTATCGGTATGTACCGCCTATTCCGTGCTAGCTCCAGCGGCAAGGCCGTGGTGATACCGTTTCAGATTGATGAAATTAACGACTGGGGTGATTACGTCCTGCCTGATGGGGGCGATGTCACGGCTAATACCGGCACTGGGATCTTCGATCCGCAGGACGAGCTGAGTTTTATGGGTGACGACGTCGGACCTGCGACGCCTCCCAGTGACTGGACCGAGGTTGGGAAACCACCGATCGTCATCGAAATCAAAATCACCTACCCAGATCCCAATACACCTGGTGATAAAGAGGGTGCAGTCTATCTTGGCGTCTACTTCAGCAACGCGCCGCCGCTTTCACCGCGTCAGTACGTCAATTTTGATCGCCAACGCGCCGAAGTGACGACGTCTCGCTACCGCTACCAGTTTGATCAGAAGAACTGGCTCGTGGCCAAAAGGGTGGAGATGGTGAAAAGGGGTACGGAGCAACTGCCCGAGCGAGAGTTCGTGCCGCTCATCGACTCGACCACCTTCTTTATGAAGGCCGACCTCAAATACTTTTTGACCGTCGAAGCTAGTCATCGGTCCATCCAGAGTCAGCTCGAGGCCTACAAGATCGGTCCGATACGGTCGATCATTAGGATCAGCTTTGTTTACAACTTTCTCAAACTCAATTTTGAGCTCGGCATGTATACGGAGGTTAGCTTTTTCTCCAATGCCGTGTATCTGCCAGCGATTCTCTACAATCCGCTCGACGGGGCCAAAAACCTAAACCCAGGCTCAGGGTTTTACTACGGTATGGCACTCAGAGAAAATCCGGAGACCTACAAGGTCGAAACCAATATGCCGCGGCACAAAAAGTCTGGCATCCTCGACTTCCTAACTACTCGACCAGAGCCACAGGAAACCTACTGGATCACCGCCGCTAGTGCAGACCGCATACTCTACATGGAGATCAATCCATCCGACGAAATGCGCAAGCGCAAGAGTGTCCCCCTCTTCTACCAAGAGAATGTCCCTGGCAGCGCGGTCTTAACGCGGAGTAATGATAAACCGGGGGAACTCGGCAGTAGTCCAGTCAACTTGGCGCTTTATTTTGATATGACAAAATTCTCTGAGGGCGAGCATAATATGTCGCTGAAGCTTTTCTTTGAGAATCTTAACGACTCGCAGCACTTGACGACGTTCAGAACGCTCAAAGACTGGACCATCAAATCGAGACGAGTCAACTAATGGACGAACGGAACGATGAAGCACCGGCTGCAGACCTACCACTGGTCGTCTGGTTGCGCGGTGACGAGGACTACTGCGGTGACTTCTCGCTCGACGCAGACGCCGTTATGGATCAGCTTGGCATCAAACGCTCGCGCCTGACCCAGATCTCCGGACGGGAGCTGCGGGTGGGTCGCATCAGACGTGGACGTTATATAAGCCCGGTTTACAGGCAGGCCGATGTTGAGTCGTATTTGGCGTGGACGCGGGCGACGGCCTCCCAGCAAAAATCTGCTAGCCTCGTCAGTGAAGCCACCGCTGAACTACTCGAGCACAGTGAACGCCTCAGCGATTATTTGCAGTCAATCCCCGATCAACTAACCACGGTGATTCGTGGTGATATCAGCTCAGCTACCGTGCAGGTGACGACGGAGTTAAGACGCGTACTCGATCAAGCTCAAGGGATCACTGACCAGCATAGGGAGACCAGCCTTGGTGTTGAAGGCCGACTCCGCCAATTGCTAGCTAGCCAAACCGAGCTGAACGGATCCCTTCTGCTGCAGATGCAGCGGCAGACGGTCCACCTAGAGTTACTGCAGAAGCAGGTGACGGAGCTTGCGGCGACGCTGCGGATCGTGCGGCAAGAGAGCCAAGAGGCTGGTGCTGCTCGCGCAACGACTGAGCTAGAGCTACTGAGGCGCCTCGACGACCTGAAGACTGTGGTACCAAAGACTCACAATAGAAGGCAGCGCGGCGGCGCGGCAACGCGCCGTATTAAAGCAGTGGCAAAGCGCACCGCTGCGGCTCCGTGCTCTAAAGAGGCTAAGCACCCTAAAAAGCGCACCATTGTCGGTGCTCAATCGACTAAACCACGTCCTTTGAGCAAGCGGATCATGGCCAAGATCGAATCTTCCATCGACAAGTCACTCGTATCAAGCACGACGGCGTCGTCGGCTTGCTTGAGCGGTGCGGTGTCGCGCCCCTGATCGCGTTCGTCACGCTTGGCGATCCCGGCTCGAATGTCCTCAATGGACTGCACCTCGGCGTCTGAGCCGAGTTGTTGGAGACGCCGACGTGAGCGCTCCTCCAAGCTCGCTGTGACGAAGATCTTAAGGTCTGCATCCGGAAATACTACGGTGCCAATGTCACGGCCGTCGACTAATGCCCCTGCGGGAGCCGACAAAGTCAACTGCCGCTGGACTGGTAAAAGGCAGTCTCGGACCGCCGCCTGCTTGGCCACCTTGCTGGCGGCGTAGCCAGCTTGCTCAGAGTTCATGGCCAGGCTCAGGTTACGCCCTTCAAACCAAAGAGTCCGGTCATCGCCGCGCCAGGTAAGACCGGGAGCAATTTCATCAACCATTGCGGCAATGCGCACACTGTCGTTGAGATCGATGCCGCGCCCGAGAGCAAGTAACCCTACGGCCCGGTACAAGGCACCGGTATTGATGTAGGTCCAGCCGAGTCGGTGACTTACCGCGTCACAGATGCTGCTCTTACCGGACCCTGCTGGCCCATCAACCGCGACTATTTTCGGTCTGTGCTGACTCAAGTTCGTTCCTCATCTAAGGATAGGCTAAGAAACTAACCTAGGCTGGCCAAAACTTCAAAGAAATCCGGGAAACTTACAGCCACACACTGGGGGTCGGCAATGCGACAGGGAGCGTGAGCAAATTTAGCCAGTATGGAAGCTGCCATGGCCAGGCGATGGTCTTCAGCAGGGTCGAAGACAAAAGGCTGAACCTGCTCTGTGGGCCCCTCGATAAGGAGGTCATCACCCTCCGTCCAGACTCGGGCGCCAGCAACGGTCAGGAGCTCGACGACTTTAGATAGACGGTCGGATTCTTTGACGCGTAGTTCACCAAGCCCGCGTAGTCGCGACTTGCCGGATGCAAACATGGCTGCCACGGCTAAAATTGGTACCTCGTCAATAAACGTGGGAGCCGCAGCTGGATCGGTCTCGATTGCCTTCAGCTCACGCGCGCCGTGGACGACCAGGTCCATCACCGGTTCAAGGTAACCGGGACGATCGACAAGACGACGGCGTTCGAACTTAGCGCCCATCTGTTCCAACAGCGTAACGAAGCCAGTGCGGGTGTCGTTATCCAAGACGCCCTTGATCACCAGAGTGCCACTGCTGAGGACCGCCAGTACGGCAAAAAACGCTGCGGAGGAGGGGTCACCGGGAACCAAATGACGGCGCGCCGCCGGTCTGAATGGGCCTGTGACCGTTACCGTTTCATTAGGCCCTTGCTTCGTGACAGCAATCGGGGCTCCTAGGGCTGCTAGCATGCGCTCAGTGTGATCTCGGCTGCCACCAGGTAAAGTGACCTGAGTCTGCCCCTCACAGTTGAGGCCAGCCAGGATCAGAGCCGATTTGACCTGCGCCGTGGCCTTATCGACCGTGTGATTGGCGGCCTTCAGTGGTTGACCATACACGGCCATAGGCAAAAGGCGGCCGTCATCACGCCCCAGAATTTTGGCTCCCATGGCGCGCAGCGGTGTTACTACACGTCCCATGGGCCTGGTGCTCAAACTAGCGTCGCCAAAACATGAGACGAATAAGCCTGGGGTCGCTGCAAAAAGCCCTGTCAAGAGGCGGGCCGTCGTCCCGCTGTTACCGTAATCAAGAGGTGTCAGCGGCGAGCGCCAACCGTCCCAGCCTGGGGAGCTGACGCGCACAGTAGCACCGGCGCTACCCCCAGTGTCGCCCTCGATGGTCACACCCAAAGCGCGGAACACAGCCATTGTGGAGCGACAGTCGGCGCCCATCAGCGGGTAGACAATTTCGCTCTCACCCCTAGCCATCGCCGCCAGCATTACTGAGCGATGGGTCACCGACTTGTCCGGCGGACACAGAATCTCGCTCTGGAGAGACCAGGCCCGCCCGTCATCCCAAGGCCGCACCGTGACCAGTTGTGGGGTGCGCTTACTGGACATCACTGAGCACTTTCCGCCCGTCATCGACAAAGCCAAGATTCATGAACTTCTGCATCCTGTGCTCCCGTAGCTCTGGCCCAGATTTACGCCCGAGTTCTGCTAGGTCAGCGATGATTTGCGCGCGGATGTTTCGGGCTGTCACCTCGATACTGCGGTGAGCGCCACCCTCTGGCTCTTCAATGATCGAGTCGATGACTCCTAGATCTGCAGCATTTGTAGCGGTTAGCCTCAAGGCTTCAGCCGCCGCTGCCGCGTTGGATGCGTCCTTCATCAATATCGAGGCGCAGCCTTCGGGCGAGATCACGGAGTAGATCGCGTAGCGCAGCATGTGCACTTTGTTGGCGACACCAAGGGCAAGAGCACCACCACTACCACCCTCACCGACGACAATCGTGATGATGGGTACCTTAAGGGTCGACATGATCATGATGTTTTTGGCAATCGCCTCAGATTGGCCACGTTCCTCAGCGCCAATACCCGGATACGCACCTGGGGTATCAATAAAGGTGAGGATCGGTAGCCCAAAGCGTTCCGCCATATTCATGATGCGGAGCGCTTTGCGGTACCCCTCGGGGCGTGGCATGCCAAAATTGCGGTAGATGTTGTCCTTGGTGCCGCGACCCTTTTGATGGCCGATCACGACGATCGACTTACCTTCAAAAGTGGCAAGGCCAGCAACGATGGCTGGATCGTCGAAAAAGTTACGGTCGCCGTGCAATTCGACAAAGTCTGAGCACAGAGCGCTGATAAGCTCGAGGGTGTTTGGGCGCCGTGGGTGCCTCGACAGCTGCGTCGTTTCGTACGCTGTCAGACGTGTGAACATCTCACGGCGCAACTTGTGCGCCTGATCCTCGAGGTCACGAATCTCACCATCGAGGTTGACGGACTGTACCGTGGCCATGCGACGGAGCTCGTCTATACGGTTTTCAAGATCGGCAATCGGCTTCTCTAGAGGAATGTATTCCATGTTTACTCACCATTGGTCTTGGAAAGAACCTGTTATCCCATAAGTCGATTAAGTTGCCAAGATCGTTCAGATCTTGTTATCATAAGAGTGCTGCTGAATAGAAAGGGAGAGCAATGGTCAAGTCAGAGTTGATCGAAAGTTTGGCGGAACGAGCTGATATCACCTTGGCCAAGGCTGAGGAAATTGTCGACCTGTTTTTTGACGCCGTCGGCGACACCCTTTGCGCCGGCCACCGCGTTGAGATCAGGGGCTTTGGCGCCTTCACCGTGCGCGAATACAAAGCGTACGAAGGTCGTAACCCCAAGACCGGTGAGCGGATCACGGTCCCACCGAAACGTCTGCCGTTTTGGAAGACCGGGATGGAGCTGAAGCAGCGTGTGGACTCAGCATTTCCACCCACGCCGGTAAAATCTGGTCGTTAAGTCCCTTAGTCCCTTGACAAGGGGCCGCCTCGGTCGCAAATAGAGGTCTCTCAGTAACGCTGCATTGGCGGCGTTACTTCTATTATTGAGCCTGGAGTTAGCGCCGATGCCCATTTATGAATATGAGTGCAAAGCCTGCAATTCGGTACAGGAAGTCCTACAAAAGGTGGATGACCCTGCGCCTGCTGAATGCCCAGCCTGTGCCAAAG containing:
- the purH gene encoding bifunctional phosphoribosylaminoimidazolecarboxamide formyltransferase/IMP cyclohydrolase, which codes for MSSHSQQQRLALLSVTDKSGLVPFARGLVELGIGLLSTGGTAKLLREHGLPVTDVAEFTGSPEILGGRVKTLHPKVHGGILFDRGQSAHVAEAAKHGIKGIDLIVVNLYQFAAEAIAKKLPLEDAIEHIDIGGPTMLRAAAKNWRFTLPVIDPSDYDAVLAALGKGEVPKELRLKLAVKTFATIAAYDHSIASYLGQGGTSETSNADTESKATLPVHLKLRQPLRYGENPHQAAGLYADEALPAVGFAAVELLGGKELSYNNILDLDAATALAAEFSDPACVIIKHTNPCGCATSATAALAEIFRRALSCDPKSAFGGIIALNRPVDAATATAVTSLFTECVAAPDFSPEALEILRKKPNLRILRAAFARQGSRISRAQLKSVYGAMLVQSEDTGSFDPAKWQSVTTTKPHASTMSDLQFAMIVAKHVKSNAIVFAKDGVTVAIGAGQMSRIDSANIAVAKAEAEGRSVKGSVLASDAFFPFSDTVEFAASHGVAAIVQPGGSKRDQDSIDEANKHGIAMVFTGERHFRH
- a CDS encoding TGS domain-containing protein — translated: MAQVHVRLPDGSKRSYSPEATFAEVAQSIGAGLAKAALAVKANGKLLDLSQPVRVDTDLEILTSKSADGLEVIRHSTAHVLAMAVQKLWPGTQVTIGPVVDHGFYYDFKFPDDVKINDKDLERIEAEMKAIVKADLKIAREVVSRNEAVRRFEQLGENFKVELVSAIPETEDVSIYGMGQWFDLCRGPHVPTTAKVGAFKLMTVAGAYWRGDERNAQLTRIYGTAWATQKELDDYLHRLEEAKKRDHRVLGKQLGLFSFHKEAPANAFFHPAGAAVYNKLMTFMRRSNA
- a CDS encoding acetyl-CoA carboxylase carboxyltransferase subunit alpha, which produces MEYIPLEKPIADLENRIDELRRMATVQSVNLDGEIRDLEDQAHKLRREMFTRLTAYETTQLSRHPRRPNTLELISALCSDFVELHGDRNFFDDPAIVAGLATFEGKSIVVIGHQKGRGTKDNIYRNFGMPRPEGYRKALRIMNMAERFGLPILTFIDTPGAYPGIGAEERGQSEAIAKNIMIMSTLKVPIITIVVGEGGSGGALALGVANKVHMLRYAIYSVISPEGCASILMKDASNAAAAAEALRLTATNAADLGVIDSIIEEPEGGAHRSIEVTARNIRAQIIADLAELGRKSGPELREHRMQKFMNLGFVDDGRKVLSDVQ
- the aroA gene encoding 3-phosphoshikimate 1-carboxyvinyltransferase, producing the protein MTGGKCSVMSSKRTPQLVTVRPWDDGRAWSLQSEILCPPDKSVTHRSVMLAAMARGESEIVYPLMGADCRSTMAVFRALGVTIEGDTGGSAGATVRVSSPGWDGWRSPLTPLDYGNSGTTARLLTGLFAATPGLFVSCFGDASLSTRPMGRVVTPLRAMGAKILGRDDGRLLPMAVYGQPLKAANHTVDKATAQVKSALILAGLNCEGQTQVTLPGGSRDHTERMLAALGAPIAVTKQGPNETVTVTGPFRPAARRHLVPGDPSSAAFFAVLAVLSSGTLVIKGVLDNDTRTGFVTLLEQMGAKFERRRLVDRPGYLEPVMDLVVHGARELKAIETDPAAAPTFIDEVPILAVAAMFASGKSRLRGLGELRVKESDRLSKVVELLTVAGARVWTEGDDLLIEGPTEQVQPFVFDPAEDHRLAMAASILAKFAHAPCRIADPQCVAVSFPDFFEVLASLG
- a CDS encoding replication-associated recombination protein A → MVRKSEGSAAPLAVRRRPERPDDVIGQEKIWGPDSPLWALVKADRFTSLLLWGPPGTGKTSLAQVIARASERDVALMSAVQHGVKEIRAQISRSEGLLAIGDKALLIFMDEIHRLNKAQQDILLPALEAGTIKFIGATTENPSFTVNNAILSRTLVFKLESLAVKDLERILVGALQGADSNLPRTDVGTDVIQAIAKAADGDARRALNLLEAVICAAPKDQGAITIESLAAVAPTLNIRYDRDADSHYDLVSAMIKSIRASQPDAAVYYMARMLAGGEDPMFIARRLVIAASEDIGNANPTAQLLAVSCMQAVHAIGMPEARIMLAQAATYLAASPKSNKAYVAINQALVDVEATGALEIPMHLRNAPTKLMREFGYGVGYVYAHDDPSGAQRLGYLPRELAHKSYYEPINSGVEAQLKANLERMKAAGRPATKT
- a CDS encoding (d)CMP kinase yields the protein MSQHRPKIVAVDGPAGSGKSSICDAVSHRLGWTYINTGALYRAVGLLALGRGIDLNDSVRIAAMVDEIAPGLTWRGDDRTLWFEGRNLSLAMNSEQAGYAASKVAKQAAVRDCLLPVQRQLTLSAPAGALVDGRDIGTVVFPDADLKIFVTASLEERSRRRLQQLGSDAEVQSIEDIRAGIAKRDERDQGRDTAPLKQADDAVVLDTSDLSMEDSILAMIRLLKGRGLVD
- a CDS encoding integration host factor subunit beta; translation: MVKSELIESLAERADITLAKAEEIVDLFFDAVGDTLCAGHRVEIRGFGAFTVREYKAYEGRNPKTGERITVPPKRLPFWKTGMELKQRVDSAFPPTPVKSGR